The Entelurus aequoreus isolate RoL-2023_Sb linkage group LG08, RoL_Eaeq_v1.1, whole genome shotgun sequence genome segment tactactaatattaatattaataatacaaatatatttttttgtattatctaCACAAGTCAACAAGTCCAAAAACTAGtaggaataataacaataataatgatgatgataatatctATGGTTTACTCTTATTGTTttatcaataatacattttttgtaacttttttaaattagaaaaaaatacacaatagCATAATGACTAaaaatgggttaaaaaaatttcatttctgaGTAGTCTATCAAAAATAAGTTAACTCATGTGCTTAATCACAAAAAGACATCGCATTTATCATGTATACACGCAAATAAACTATCCATGGTTGCATAGACGAGGGAAAAGACTCCGACTGCTGTGCTCTTCGGCAACTTTCATTTCAAACAAACCCCAGCAGTACTTTAgatcagtggtgcccaaccaccgggccgcggcccggtaccggtccgtggatcgattggtaccgggccgcacaagaaattaaaaaaaataaaataaaataatttttttttaatttttttaattaaatcaacataaaaaaacacaatatacacttacaattagtgcaccaacccaaaaaacctccctctcccatttacactcatttacactcattcacactcattcgcacaaaacagttgtttcttcctgttattaatatttctggttcctacattatatatcaatatagatcaatacagtctgcagggatacagtccgtaagcacacatgattgtatttttttatgacaaaaaaattttttttttttaaaatatataaataataccatacacccccccccccaattgaCATTCTGACAACAAAATCCAATTTGTGTCAATAAACTCAATAAACTAGGGTCTTTTTagaagttaatttaaattatgcaagcaagttatttacttcaattaaaaaatgaATCGTTTCACAGCACTAATTTTTATATTATAGTATTGCGTAAGACTAGGGGTCCTGCATGAGACAGCACGAAAAATAAGTGTTTGCTAAGGTTTTATTGGGCAAAAACACAGAAAATATTTAAGAGGTGAGGTGTGCTGGAACACTTAAGAAGGAAATGCAACAGCttgaaaaaaactaagaaatactTGTTTTCCAACCTGCCATGCTAACTTGTTTCACTTTGAAGAGGAAAATGCACTTTGTCGTACCTTTGCCCGACACAACCTCGCTTTCTGTCCGCCAACGGAATCCAAACTGTTAAAAAGAAAGAATTCAGTGAGTCAACTGATGCATTGCTTTTCAAAGCCACTTTCAATGGCGCTAGATTAATGTACATTATAGCCGCCAGATAACTGGAAGGCTGCTCTGTTGAGTGCAGAGTGCCACCAAGGCTAGTGTGAaaataaaatgcctttttttgtgtCAGGTTAAATGGATCAGACCCAGAATCTAATGGGGTTCTTTCCTCGCCTCGTGCTCCGCCAAGGAAACGACCTGATATCTGAATAGGATGTAGGTGCCTGAACATCACATACAATATTAATGTGCAGGTGAGACATGTCACCAAGCCCCCAGggacaaaatacaacatttattaATCAGATGATGACAATAAGTGCAAAGAAATGGTGGCGCGGTGTGAATAAGCAGGAAAGAAAGGACGGGGACATAGTAATCTGAACTTTCCATTCCCATTTGCAACTcctattttattataaaatacatttgatTTCAGGAGAAAGGAGGTTTTTTAAATAGTAAGCTTTATTGTAAATGATTTCCCACACAACAGAGACCATTATTTTGGTACCCTTGTACAGTCACATACTTCATCTATTCACTTTCAGGTCCCGTAACCATGACAACTGTGTCCTCCTGACCATGATCAAGCCGCCTCAGGTACTCTTAGTTTCCTGAGGTTTTTCATAATGCAATCATGTGCCAGCTGCATAAACATAACATGTTTCCTCAAATAGGGGCTGCATTTGTTACAAGTAAGGCGTTTATTAGTGTGGAgcagtttttttttgtatattttttattttagtgtttgtattgatttaatttccatccatccatttgctaccgcttgtcccttttgggggcgcggggggtgctggagcctatctcagctgcattcgggcggaaggcggggtacaccctggacaagtcgccacctcatcgcagggccaacacagatagacagacaacattcacactcacattcacacactagggccaatttagtgtttccaatcaacctatccccaggtgcatgtctttggaggtgggaggaagccagagtacccggagggaacccacgcagtcacagggagaacatgcaaactccacacagaaagattatgagcccgggattaaactcaggataactcaggaccttcgtattgtgaggcacatgcactaacccttgtGATGCCCATTGATTGAATTTAATTACTACAATTTTAAGATCTTGTGGAACTACAAACAGCACTAATTATATTCAAAGCAAATAAATGACTGCCtggaaatgtttaaaattgtaatCTCAAAATCCGGAATATACACACAACACGAATAAGcttttgttaagttaaagttaaagtaccaatgattgtcacacacacactaggtgtggcgaaattattctctgcatttgacccatcgcccttgttcaccccctgggaggtgagggcagcagtgggcagcagcagtgggcagcagcggtggccgcgcccgagaatcatttttggtgatttaacccccaatttcaacccttgatgctgagtgtcaagcagggaggtaatgggtgttTCTATATTTGGAGTTTACCTATGGAACAGTTCGATTGTGAGTTTAAAAGAATGTCCAACCAtagttaagttaaaaaaaatattgtaaaaaagacAAGATTttcaatatatacaaatatgagaGTTTCTAACAATCACAaggtgtttacattattattattattacaatttgtATTATTTGGGTATTTGGGTTTACTTTTTAATAGTtgatgggacggcgtggcaaagttggtagagtggccgtgccagcaagcggagggttgctggttactggggttcaatccccaccttctaccatcctagtcacgtccgttgtgtccttgggcaagacacttcacccttgctcctgatggctgctggttagcgccttgcatggcagctcccgccatcagtgtgtgaatgtgtgtgtgaatgggttaatgtggaaatagtgtcaaagcgctttgagtaccttgaaggtagaaaagcgctatacaagtataacccatttatcatttatttatttatgtagctTTCTTGTCAGTATCAGAATCTGTACAATGATTCATTTACTAgtcttgttttaatatatttttaataatctttatctcacatacacacacattttttggcccaaacatacatatgtatacacacccacacacatatctatatacaaaaaatatatacactgtatgtataaataatatatatatatatatatgcaaataatatattattatcgaCATCTTTAAgcaacatttaaaccagtgtgggtgtatACTGggagtaagtatgtatatatatatacatgcacacacacacacttttacagtgtatgtatatatgtatttgttccAATACCTTTATTTTACTGTATTGTTCTTATgattattattctttttattattattttttttaaacatatatgaaataaactactactactattactactactaatattttACAAGTACACAATATCTAGTTTAATTGATTAACTAACAATTATAGaacatacatataataatatttttaaaaaactaacttatttactttatttaattgatattcTATATGTACACAAAATGTTATAGTAAATATTCTATTCCCAAGGTTCTACTTCAGAGGTCATTAGCGGGATGCAATATTCCCTTTGACAAACTTATAAATTCATCcccattaaatgttaaaaaaaacaacctattcaatatatatatatatatatatatatatatatatatatatatatatatatatatatatatatatatatatatatatatatatatatatatatatatatgtataaataaatatacagcatgtatatatatatatataaataaacatacagcatgtatatatatacagtatatatatatatatatatatatatatatatatatatatatatatatatatatatatatatatatatatatatatatagtatttttgcaaaaataaaacactacAAAAATATCAGTTattgattaatatttatattaaatttatAATCTTAATTGCTAATAATTGTCATTTTATTAGATCATTATTTTTAAACGTACTAtcgttatttttttcttttcttgtcattttattttaacataattgtAGTGGAGTTTTACATCTATTATGATGGAGGCTAttatttaaagaaatacacaatatactgtatacaaacagacacagtagaAAACAATAACAGTATCCTAATCCCAGGCTGATAACAAAAAAGCACTTTAAGACTGATGGTCATCGTGcaaatatttaataaaacatGTCATTATCTGTGTACGGTTTTATTTTTATCCATTGATCCTACCTTGTTTTCCTTGTATCGACTGAGATCAGCTATGCAGTACTCCTTAAAAAGTTTGTCATAATACTTTTTCGCCAATTCTTTTTCCCTGAGACACAAATTTCAGAGTTAACTTCGAAGTTTCTTCGTAAAAGTTGTAAAGCAATAAAGCACTTGCCACGTCATGTCCTCCTCGTCCTCGTCCCGCCAGAGGAAGCGATGGTTCTCCCGCAGGACATCCGAGTCGGTTTTATCTTTTTCCctggagtaaaaaaaaagttaactgaGGATAATAATGTGTCCGGAGTTTAATATGACAAAATACTCACAAAGAACGTTTAAAGTCGACCATGTGTCCTCCATAATAAAGTATGTAATCGCCGACAAACTTCTTATGTCGTTCAAACTGGACACAGCTGCTTAAGGTCATTAAAATCAGCTTTTATCATGTTATTACTTCACATGCAAAACACATTTAAGGATACAGCATTCAGTGATATCAGATGGGCTCTTCTATTTCTGGCTTCCTCTCTGCAGAACAAATAAGAGCAATAATGAagcacatttaaaacatttatcaacTACTAAACTTAGTATACTTCAGTACATATTATTTTGATTTGACAGTACCTGTCCCGTTCGTTGGTATGAAAACTGCGGTGAGCCACCTGGGAGTGTTGACTTTTCTGGAAAGGCTTCCGTAAAATTTCCTCCTCATGTTTCCTGTCAATAAAAAGACGATAAACTTTGAATTCTCTGTCCTTGTGTTTCGTCCACATGATTGTTGGGGGATAGACAAACTCATATCGCACGAGCACATTTATTACCGTTTAAGTCTGTTCTCTGAGGACTCTCCTTGTCCCTCATCATCACTGAAATCTGAATTGTAGTCAGCACCACCGCCGTGAaccttttaaaaacaaatatatatctatattcacAACATAtgatatgtacagtattttttaaTTAAGCATATTCAATACATTATCTttatgacgtcccactggggtgagttttccttgcccgtatgtgggctctgtaccgaggatgtagtGGCTTgtacagctctttgagacacttgtgatttagggctatataaataaacat includes the following:
- the fra10ac1 gene encoding protein FRA10AC1 yields the protein MDNLVKVHGGGADYNSDFSDDEGQGESSENRLKRKHEEEILRKPFQKSQHSQVAHRSFHTNERDREEARNRRAHLISLNAFERHKKFVGDYILYYGGHMVDFKRSLEKDKTDSDVLRENHRFLWRDEDEEDMTWEKELAKKYYDKLFKEYCIADLSRYKENKFGFRWRTESEVVSGKGQFQCGHKRCEKQEGLKSWEVNFAYVEQGEKRNALVKLRLCPECSFKLNYHHKRKEVKAKKSVQQLSVENQEPLEKKKKKKKKRSSSHSKKHKHKRRRDSSISCSSSDESQDKGSDPEDKPVEGQSESDHWRGPAPAVEEKSREEEFDEYFEDLFL